A genome region from Musa acuminata AAA Group cultivar baxijiao chromosome BXJ3-5, Cavendish_Baxijiao_AAA, whole genome shotgun sequence includes the following:
- the LOC135637941 gene encoding auxin-responsive protein IAA4-like — protein sequence MEAEASYVKDTELRLGLPGTHAPAETRGSKRALPEDDEKSHGKSKARVVGWPPIQSYRKNSFRARKAEAEAAGSYVKVSMDGAPYLRKIDLRVYRGYKELREALEDMFGCFSLGEASGAEGCTGSEHAMAYEDKDGDLMLVGDVPWEMFISSCKRLRIMKGSEARGLG from the exons ATGGAGGCTGAGGCGAGCTACGTCAAGGACACCGAGCTAAGGCTCGGTTTGCCCGGCACCCACGCGCCGGCAGAAACGAGGGGAAGCAAACGAGCGCTGCCGGAGGACGACGAGAAGAGCCATGGCAAGAGCAA GGCTCGAGTGGTGGGGTGGCCGCCGATCCAGTCGTACAGGAAGAACAGCTTCCGGGCGAGGAAGGCGGAGGCGGAAGCCGCCGGATCTTACGTGAAGGTTAGCATGGACGGGGCTCCCTACTTGAGGAAGATTGATCTTAGGGTTTACAGGGGTTACAAGGAGCTCAGGGAAGCCTTGGAGGACATGTTCGGATGCTTTTCTCTGG GAGAAGCGTCTGGGGCAGAAGGGTGCACTGGATCTGAACATGCCATGGCTTACGAAGACAAAGATGGAGACTTGATGTTGGTTGGAGATGTCCCATGGGA GATGTTCATCTCTTCCTGCAAAAGACTCAGGATAATGAAAGGATCTGAAGCAAGAGGCTTAGGATGA
- the LOC135586676 gene encoding BEL1-like homeodomain protein 11 isoform X1, whose product MDDRPTYFEDFHSCAFHLDRRNQDDFLQLSSMQDQLHSPEMQFFGPTDPVQVRVTEDSAIAKRHSVHPQGEKEDDLHDFIYGWTHGLSLTLGSRLSSNADGAYDCEPAKEHEIGRRDLKELNWPRESCGTPQNLASMASVLQHSRYLKPAQELLDEIVSVRSAAELSSDEEFRRIRSARMTNRAGRKSLQVEEIINCEGNLQEANNYSSEEDKQHDVEVRVVKLVALLDELESRYQQYFHRMDQVISLFEAVAGRGVAATYTALTIQAMSRHFSKLRDAILTQIHVSREPLPHREELQSLHRNPPQRRPADETMRQKREALQKLAIIQAQQAWRPLRGLPEDSVAVLRTWLFENFLHPYPDDTEKLMLASKTGLTRNQISNWFINARVRIWKPMIEEMYREEFAEDTGNLASCMLSLPVQLFCSCEGDQ is encoded by the exons ATGGATGATCGGCCAACCTATTTTGAGGACTTCCATTCCTGTGCTTTTCACTTGGACAGAAGAAACCAAGATGACTTCCTTCAGTTAAGCAGCATGCAGGATCAGCTCCACTCACCAGAAATGCAgttcttcggaccaaccgatccaGTTCAGGTTCGAGTAACCGAAGATTCTGCGATCGCCAAGAGGCATTCGGTGCATCCTCAAGGTGAGAAAGAGGATGATCTGCATGACTTCATATATGGTTGGACTCATGGCCTGTCATTAACTCTTGGTTCACGCTTATCATCCAATGCTGATGGTGCTTACGACTGCGAACCAGCAAAAGAACATGAGATTGGAAGACGAGATTTAAAGGAGCTCAATTGGCCAAGAGAAAGCTGTGGTACTCCTCAAAACCTGGCATCCATGGCCTCTGTACTCCAGCATTCTCGGTATCTGAAGCCTGCTCAGGAGCTGCTTGATGAGATTGTGTCTGTAAGAAGTGCAGCCGAGCTGAGTTCTGATGAAGAATTCAGAAGGATTAGGTCAGCTCGAATGACTAACAGAGCTGGTAGAAAGTCTCTGCAGGTGGAAGAAATCATCAACTGTGAAGGAAATTTGCAAGAAGCTAACAACTACTCATCTGAGGAGGATAAGCAGCATGATGTTGAAGTTAGAGTTGTGAAGCTTGTTGCCCTGTTGGATGAG CTTGAGAGCCGATACCAGCAGTACTTCCATCGAATGGACCAAGTGATATCACTGTTTGAGGCTGTTGCAGGCAGAGGAGTTGCCGCAACTTACACTGCTCTCACAATTCAAGCCATGTCCCGCCACTTCTCTAAGCTCAGGGATGCCATCCTCACTCAAATCCATGTCTCAAGAGAGCCTCTTCCTCACCGAGAAGAGTTGCAAAGCCTCCACCGGAATCCTCCGCAACGGCGGCCGGCTGACGAAACCATGCGGCAGAAAAGAGAAGCTCTGCAGAAGCTGGCCATCATCCAAGCTCAGCAAGCTTGGAGGCCGCTCAGGGGATTGCCCGAAGACTCTGTGGCCGTCCTCCGGACTTGGCTGTTCGAAAACTTCCTTCATCC ATATCCTGATGACACCGAGAAACTCATGCTGGCTTCCAAGACAGGCCTGACAAGAAACCAA ATTTCCAACTGGTTCATAAACGCACGAGTTCGGATATGGAAGCCGATGATAGAGGAGATGTACAGGGAGGAGTTTGCAGAGGACACTGGAAACCTAGCCTCGTGCATGCTCTCGTTGCCTGTCCAGCTCTTTTGTTCTTGTGAGGGAGACCAGTAG
- the LOC135586676 gene encoding BEL1-like homeodomain protein 11 isoform X2: MDDRPTYFEDFHSCAFHLDRRNQDDFLQLSSMQDQLHSPEMQFFGPTDPVQVRVTEDSAIAKRHSVHPQAKEHEIGRRDLKELNWPRESCGTPQNLASMASVLQHSRYLKPAQELLDEIVSVRSAAELSSDEEFRRIRSARMTNRAGRKSLQVEEIINCEGNLQEANNYSSEEDKQHDVEVRVVKLVALLDELESRYQQYFHRMDQVISLFEAVAGRGVAATYTALTIQAMSRHFSKLRDAILTQIHVSREPLPHREELQSLHRNPPQRRPADETMRQKREALQKLAIIQAQQAWRPLRGLPEDSVAVLRTWLFENFLHPYPDDTEKLMLASKTGLTRNQISNWFINARVRIWKPMIEEMYREEFAEDTGNLASCMLSLPVQLFCSCEGDQ, translated from the exons ATGGATGATCGGCCAACCTATTTTGAGGACTTCCATTCCTGTGCTTTTCACTTGGACAGAAGAAACCAAGATGACTTCCTTCAGTTAAGCAGCATGCAGGATCAGCTCCACTCACCAGAAATGCAgttcttcggaccaaccgatccaGTTCAGGTTCGAGTAACCGAAGATTCTGCGATCGCCAAGAGGCATTCGGTGCATCCTCAAG CAAAAGAACATGAGATTGGAAGACGAGATTTAAAGGAGCTCAATTGGCCAAGAGAAAGCTGTGGTACTCCTCAAAACCTGGCATCCATGGCCTCTGTACTCCAGCATTCTCGGTATCTGAAGCCTGCTCAGGAGCTGCTTGATGAGATTGTGTCTGTAAGAAGTGCAGCCGAGCTGAGTTCTGATGAAGAATTCAGAAGGATTAGGTCAGCTCGAATGACTAACAGAGCTGGTAGAAAGTCTCTGCAGGTGGAAGAAATCATCAACTGTGAAGGAAATTTGCAAGAAGCTAACAACTACTCATCTGAGGAGGATAAGCAGCATGATGTTGAAGTTAGAGTTGTGAAGCTTGTTGCCCTGTTGGATGAG CTTGAGAGCCGATACCAGCAGTACTTCCATCGAATGGACCAAGTGATATCACTGTTTGAGGCTGTTGCAGGCAGAGGAGTTGCCGCAACTTACACTGCTCTCACAATTCAAGCCATGTCCCGCCACTTCTCTAAGCTCAGGGATGCCATCCTCACTCAAATCCATGTCTCAAGAGAGCCTCTTCCTCACCGAGAAGAGTTGCAAAGCCTCCACCGGAATCCTCCGCAACGGCGGCCGGCTGACGAAACCATGCGGCAGAAAAGAGAAGCTCTGCAGAAGCTGGCCATCATCCAAGCTCAGCAAGCTTGGAGGCCGCTCAGGGGATTGCCCGAAGACTCTGTGGCCGTCCTCCGGACTTGGCTGTTCGAAAACTTCCTTCATCC ATATCCTGATGACACCGAGAAACTCATGCTGGCTTCCAAGACAGGCCTGACAAGAAACCAA ATTTCCAACTGGTTCATAAACGCACGAGTTCGGATATGGAAGCCGATGATAGAGGAGATGTACAGGGAGGAGTTTGCAGAGGACACTGGAAACCTAGCCTCGTGCATGCTCTCGTTGCCTGTCCAGCTCTTTTGTTCTTGTGAGGGAGACCAGTAG